The following proteins come from a genomic window of Gottfriedia acidiceleris:
- a CDS encoding TetR/AcrR family transcriptional regulator C-terminal domain-containing protein, producing MAITKEAIVKASLDILNRDGISNLSMRTLAKELEIKAASLYWHIKDKQALYDLIAEHLNNEMVLPEELEDAKEALTALAFEVRRVLLKTRDAVEVFAQSMPTTPSRLKAVKFTLENLTKYGVSDKNCLVAGNLFNNYVLSFVADEHRAKQFTYTPEEVTAFTSFFGEQYQYSFDFEEQFRYGLRVLFAGLHTE from the coding sequence ATGGCGATAACGAAAGAAGCAATTGTAAAAGCATCGCTCGATATTTTAAATCGTGACGGAATAAGTAATTTATCGATGCGCACATTGGCAAAAGAGCTTGAGATCAAAGCCGCATCCTTATATTGGCATATTAAAGATAAACAAGCTTTGTATGATTTAATTGCTGAGCATCTGAATAATGAAATGGTCCTACCAGAAGAATTAGAAGATGCCAAGGAAGCTTTAACAGCTCTAGCATTTGAAGTAAGAAGAGTTTTGTTAAAAACAAGAGATGCAGTAGAGGTTTTTGCACAGTCAATGCCAACTACACCTAGTAGATTAAAAGCAGTCAAATTCACTTTAGAAAATTTGACAAAATACGGTGTATCTGATAAAAACTGTCTTGTTGCGGGTAACCTTTTTAATAATTATGTATTATCATTTGTAGCAGATGAACATCGTGCAAAACAGTTCACATACACTCCAGAAGAAGTAACTGCATTTACTTCATTCTTTGGTGAGCAATACCAATATAGTTTTGATTTTGAAGAACAATTTCGATATGGATTAAGGGTATTATTTGCCGGATTACATACTGAATAA
- a CDS encoding class I SAM-dependent methyltransferase: MMKNMRKKKDVGIYGYTAKWYDKNSRKSRLTQMQEYATEIKSLVHDGARILEVAPGPGYLSIELAKMGFDVTGVELSPDFVNIEKNNAKEANVIVDFKEGNASNLPCDDNTFDFVVCSAAFKNFMDPVKALKEMYRVLKPGGTSLIIDMNFNATAQDIEGEIRKTGMTGFDKYFVKFAFKTFLKKGAYTKENFEMFLNNTEFKNYNIRQEDISLYVYLYK, from the coding sequence ATGATGAAAAATATGCGCAAGAAAAAAGATGTTGGTATTTATGGCTATACAGCAAAATGGTATGACAAAAATTCTCGAAAAAGCCGTTTGACACAAATGCAAGAATATGCAACTGAAATTAAATCCTTAGTTCATGATGGTGCAAGGATTTTAGAAGTAGCTCCTGGACCAGGATATCTATCTATTGAGCTTGCAAAAATGGGTTTTGATGTTACAGGAGTAGAGTTAAGTCCAGATTTTGTTAACATCGAAAAAAATAATGCAAAGGAAGCAAATGTTATAGTAGATTTTAAAGAAGGTAATGCTTCAAATCTACCTTGTGATGATAACACATTTGATTTTGTTGTTTGCAGTGCAGCATTTAAGAACTTTATGGATCCAGTAAAAGCACTCAAAGAAATGTATAGGGTATTAAAACCAGGTGGAACATCTCTTATAATTGATATGAATTTTAATGCAACTGCACAAGATATAGAAGGTGAAATTAGAAAAACTGGAATGACGGGGTTTGATAAGTATTTTGTAAAATTTGCATTTAAAACTTTCTTGAAAAAAGGTGCTTATACAAAAGAAAATTTTGAGATGTTTTTAAATAATACTGAATTTAAGAATTATAACATTAGGCAAGAGGATATTAGTTTATATGTATATCTTTATAAATAA
- a CDS encoding bifunctional GNAT family N-acetyltransferase/carbon-nitrogen hydrolase family protein, which translates to MSETDMSKYEKKIEVRNIRMEDITEIMKLSNRCFPGMEGWKREQLESHIRIFPEGQFCVEYEDKIIGSCSSLMVDFDEYDDQHTWNVITDNGYITNHDPNGFNLYGIEVMVDPEYRRMKIGHRLYEARKELARQLNLQSIIIGGRIPNYHKHRDEMSPREYVAAVEKHSIYDPVLSFQLMEGFTIKRINTRYLPDDKASDSFATLMEWSNIDYLPKSKRVYRASFPVRICAIQYMMKKIDSFSDFTKQIEYYVDVAADFGSDFAVFPELFTTQLMSFLEEKRPDQAVRRLATYTEQYIELFTELAVRYNVNIVGGSHFVEEDGNIYNVAYLFRRDGTIEKQLKIHATPNERKWWGISEGNEIHVFDTDCGKIAIQICYDIEFPELARIAVDQGANIIFVPFCTDDRQGYLRVRYCAQARAIENQVYTCIAGTVGNLTHVQNMDIQYAQSGIFSPSDFGFARDGIVGECDANVDTVVVGDVDLEKLRRSRNTGSVRQLRDRRRDLYRIEFKNLKLE; encoded by the coding sequence AAATTATGAAGTTATCAAACCGTTGTTTTCCTGGCATGGAAGGATGGAAAAGAGAACAATTAGAAAGTCATATTCGCATTTTTCCTGAAGGTCAGTTTTGCGTAGAGTATGAAGATAAAATTATTGGTTCTTGTTCAAGTTTAATGGTTGACTTCGATGAATATGATGACCAGCATACTTGGAACGTCATAACTGATAATGGTTATATTACAAATCATGATCCGAATGGGTTTAATTTATATGGAATTGAAGTTATGGTTGATCCTGAATACCGTCGTATGAAAATTGGTCATCGCCTTTACGAAGCACGAAAGGAATTGGCTCGACAACTAAATCTTCAAAGTATTATCATTGGTGGTCGAATTCCAAATTATCATAAACATAGAGATGAAATGTCACCACGTGAATATGTAGCTGCAGTAGAAAAACATAGTATATATGACCCAGTTTTATCATTCCAATTAATGGAAGGTTTTACAATTAAACGGATTAATACACGTTACCTTCCCGATGATAAGGCATCAGATTCATTTGCCACTTTGATGGAATGGAGTAATATTGACTATCTTCCAAAATCTAAACGAGTTTATCGAGCATCATTCCCAGTTCGAATTTGCGCAATACAATACATGATGAAAAAAATCGATTCATTCTCTGATTTTACGAAGCAAATCGAGTATTATGTTGATGTTGCAGCTGACTTCGGTTCCGATTTTGCTGTTTTCCCAGAGTTGTTTACAACACAATTGATGTCTTTTCTAGAAGAAAAACGCCCTGATCAGGCTGTACGCAGGCTTGCAACCTATACTGAGCAATATATCGAACTTTTTACAGAACTTGCTGTACGCTACAATGTCAATATTGTTGGGGGATCTCACTTCGTTGAGGAAGACGGTAATATCTACAATGTTGCGTATCTATTTAGACGTGATGGTACGATTGAAAAGCAATTAAAAATTCACGCTACTCCTAATGAGAGAAAATGGTGGGGAATTTCAGAAGGAAACGAAATCCATGTGTTTGATACGGATTGTGGTAAAATCGCTATCCAAATATGCTACGATATCGAGTTTCCAGAACTTGCTCGTATTGCAGTAGATCAGGGTGCGAATATCATCTTCGTTCCATTTTGTACGGATGATCGCCAAGGTTACCTCCGTGTTCGTTATTGCGCTCAAGCAAGAGCAATCGAGAACCAAGTATATACTTGTATCGCAGGCACAGTTGGGAACTTAACACATGTACAAAACATGGATATTCAATATGCACAATCTGGTATTTTCTCCCCTTCTGATTTTGGCTTCGCAAGAGATGGCATTGTTGGTGAATGCGATGCAAATGTTGATACTGTCGTAGTCGGCGATGTTGACCTTGAAAAATTAAGACGTTCCCGAAATACAGGATCAGTCCGTCAGCTACGCGATCGACGTCGTGATTTATATCGAATTGAATTTAAAAATTTAAAGCTAGAATAA
- a CDS encoding nitroreductase family protein yields MEFNDVLHGHRSIREYEDKEVSQELLDQILDAGIRASSSGNMQSYSIIVTKDKEIRKKLYTAHMEQSMVIDAPILLTFCVDFNRMRKWLTLNDAPVHFDNFMSFMIGAIDATLASQNCALAAENAGLGICYMGSTLANCNQIGEILNLPPNVVPVVGYSLGYPKENPALRDRLPKQGLVHYEQYNDYSDEDILEIYKERNEKGWQRYMDVPKLKEMTERLGLKNLAQIYTIAKYTQESHHEYSQTVLEYLEKQNFMNNK; encoded by the coding sequence TTGGAATTTAATGATGTTTTACATGGGCACAGATCAATACGAGAATATGAGGACAAGGAAGTAAGCCAGGAGCTTTTAGATCAAATATTAGATGCGGGTATTCGTGCCTCATCAAGTGGCAATATGCAATCTTATTCGATTATTGTTACAAAAGACAAAGAAATTAGAAAGAAATTATATACAGCACATATGGAGCAATCAATGGTTATTGATGCACCGATCCTTTTAACTTTTTGTGTAGATTTTAATCGAATGAGAAAATGGCTTACGCTGAATGATGCACCAGTACATTTTGATAATTTCATGAGCTTTATGATTGGTGCTATTGATGCTACTTTAGCATCTCAAAACTGTGCTTTAGCTGCTGAGAATGCAGGACTAGGTATATGTTATATGGGCTCTACTCTTGCAAATTGTAATCAAATTGGAGAAATTCTTAACTTACCACCAAATGTCGTACCAGTTGTAGGCTACTCATTAGGCTATCCAAAAGAAAATCCAGCATTACGTGACCGACTTCCAAAACAAGGTCTAGTTCATTATGAACAATATAATGATTACTCAGATGAAGATATTCTTGAAATCTATAAAGAAAGAAATGAAAAAGGCTGGCAACGTTACATGGACGTTCCAAAGCTTAAAGAAATGACAGAGCGACTAGGATTAAAGAATTTAGCTCAAATTTATACGATTGCAAAGTATACACAAGAATCCCATCATGAATATTCTCAAACAGTTCTAGAATATTTAGAGAAACAAAATTTTATGAATAATAAATGA